The nucleotide window GTGGTCCACGTTACCTCCTCAGGTTTGTTGCTGGGCGTTGATGGCCGCGCCGATGAAGACGCCGGCCAGAATGGCGAAGATGTAGGCCTGAACCAGTCCCAGCAGCAGCTCCAGGGCCATGAGCGGGATCGGAACGAAGAGTCCTGCGAGGGCGAGTACCAGCGCAATCATGAACTCGCCGCTCATCACGTTCCCGAAGAGCCGAACCATCAGCGAAAGCGTACGGGTGATCTCCGACAGCAGATTGAGTGGCAACATGATCAGTTTAGGCTTGGCGAAGCCCGCCAGATAGCCGAGCAATCCCCGGGCGCGGATGCCGTAGAAATGCACCGATACGAAGACGACCGCAGCCAGAGCCGCTGCCGTCTCTATCCTGGCTGTGGGGGCTTCCATGCCGGGTAGGATACCGGTCGAATTGGCAGTGGCGATAAACAGGAACAGCGTGGCGAGCAGGGGGAGCAGAGACCGTGCGGATTTGCCGGCAACCTCGCTGATCTGTTCCAGTATCCCGACGACAACGGTTTCGAGGACTGCCTGAAGGCGGCCGGTGTCCTGGCCGAGCTGCCGCGTCAGCAGCCACGACCCCAGAGGGAGCGCCAGCATGAGTCCCCAGGTGGTCACGACGGCCCGGCTGATAGGGATCGGGCCGATATGGAACAGGATTGTGCTGGTCAGGGGCGAGGCATCCATCATCCTGCTCTCCTGGCCTGCCGCGTCGCTATCATGCGGGCGCCGAGGAACCCGGCAAAACCGCTGAGAAGCATCACCGGGCCAAATTGTGCCAGCACAGTCAGCAGGGCGATTGCACCGCCGAGCCGCAATAGGCTCAACCCGACAACTTTGGCTGTATGCCGTTCGCCGAGCAAGGCGTCCACCGTCCGCCCGAGGGCGTAGAAATAGGCAAGGCCCAGCGCCATGCTTCCCGCGGCCACGGCGAGGGCAATAGCGACTGTTGCGATTGGGTTAGATCCGTTCATTCCTTGTGCATCCTTGACCATGCGAGCCAGCAGCCGAGTGTGAGTCCCAGGACCAGAAGTCCGAGGGTCCAGAACACGCCGCTCGAGAATGTGCCGTCAAGCCAGCGCCCGACGAAAACGCCGATCAGCGGCGGGATTACAATCGTCCAGCCGAGAGCCCCTATCATCGCCAGATTACGGGCGATCGAACGCTCGCCCTCGCGTTCCCAGAGCGCGCGCCGCTCCTTACGGGTTTGCACCGCTTTTTCCAGCTGGTTGTTCTGATCCGGCGCGCCGCTCATGCGCCTTCCCCGGGCAGGCTTCCAGGCGCAAGGTTCTGGCCTGAAATGCCGGAAGAGTTGGGATGCAAAGCGGTGACGATTTGCTGGATCGCTGCCAGATAAAGCCTGTGCGCGTCGGTCCTGGCGGATTTCTCCTCCGAGATGTGGCGCCGAAAACGATCCAGAACCTCTGTCTCCAACCGCTCCAGATCGTCGCCCGGCACTGCCTCGCGCGTGGCGATTTTGATCGCTGCTCCGTCTCGTACGCTCAACATGCCGCCGCGCACCGCGACATGATGCTCGGCACCAGTGTCGTCGCGCCAGGTCACGACCGAAATTGCGAGTTCGGTCAGAAAATCCGCGTGCCCGGGAAGTAGGCCGAACGCGCCGGTTTCGTCCTCCGCCCGAAGGTGACTGACATCGGCTCCGTCGACGACAAGCTCAAGCGGTGTGGCAATTGTCAGGTTCATGATGCCACCGCCGCAGCGGGTGTTTCGTCGGTGGGCGTTTCTGCGGCGGAGGCTTCTCTTTTCCGCGCTTCCTCGATGTCGCCGATCATGTAGAGAGAGCGTTCCGCCCAGTCGTCGGCTTCTCCGTCCAGGATGGCGCGGCATCCGGCAATCGTGGCGTCCAGGTCCACCGTCCTGCCGGGTTTTCCGGTGAAGGCGGTGGTGACCATGAAGGGCTGGGTGAGGAACCGCATAAGCCGGCGCGCCCTGCCGACGAGCTTGCGGTCGGTTGCGCTCAGTTCCTCAATTCCCAGCAGGGCGATGATTTTCTGCAGGTCGCGGTAGTGGGCTATCGTCTTCCGGACTTCTTGCGCTGTCTGGTAGTGCAGGTCGCCCACCAGCCGCGGGTCCAAAAGGCTCGAGGTCGAGGCGAGCGGCTCGACAGCGGGATACATGCCTTCGCTCGCCATATCCCGCGACAGCACGATCGAGGAATCGAGATGACTGAAGATTTCGGCCACGGCCGGGTCGGTGAAATCGTCCGCCGGAACGTAGACTGCCTGGATCGAGGTTATGGCTGCGTCAGGAACGGAGGCGATCCGTTCTTCGAACTCGGCGATCTCGCTGCTCAGGGTGGGCTGGTATCCGACGCGTGAGGGTAGGCGTCCGAGCAATCCGGATATCTCGCCACCCGCCTGGACCAGACGGTAGACATTGTCGACCAGCAGAAGAACGTTCTCGTGGCTGTCATCGCGGAAATGCTCGGCGATGGCGAGACCGGTAAGTCCGACGCGCCAGCGCGCCCCCGGGGGCTCGTTCATCTGTCCGAAGACCAGCGCTGTGCGTTCCAGAACACCGGACTCCCGAAGCTCCAACAGGAGTTCGTGGCCCTCCCGCGAGCGTTCGCCGATGCCGGCAAATACAGAAATGCCCGAATGCCGTTCCACCGTGGTCCGGATCAACTCCATGATCAGAACCGTCTTGCCGACCCCGGCCCCGCCGAACATTGCGGCTTTGCCCCCTTTGATCAGGGGGGCGAGCAGGTCGATGACCTTGATGCCGGTGTGGAACATCTCAGGCTGACTGACTTGGCGAGCGAGCGCTGGCGCGGGGGCGTGTATCGGGTTCCGCGGCACGTCGGCGGGAAGTGGCGCGCCGCCATCCACAGGTTCGCCAACAACGTTGAGAAGCCGGCCCAGGACCGCTTCTCCGACGGGGACCTGAAGGGGAGCCCCCGTTGTCCGGACCGGCATTCCGCGTTTCAGGCCGGCGGTGTTGCCAAGCGCGACCGCCCGTGCGGTGACAGCGTCGAGATGATTCATGATTTCGGCGATGAGCGACGGGCCGGTGTCGTGGGCAACCGAGACGGCTTCGCCGAGCGACGGTACACGGCCCAAGGGAAACCGGATGTCGATCACCGACCCGTGGATCGCGACGATCTCTCCATCCGGAGGATGCGATTGGGAACCTTCGATCGCTTTGTCGTGCACACCCAAACCCCAATGTCCCGGTACGTCTTTCCGGGCGCTGAAGACAGGTGGAAGTGTGCCCGGAACGTAAGCTGATTGATATCAATATGATCCAGATCACGGCATGGGGGCATTGATCCTTATCAATCGAGCAGAGGGTTGTTCGAGCATGGTCACGTTATCGACCAGCCGTCTGGTGACGGCGACGCGTACGCAGCACGCATCGCCGGTGGAGGCCTATTCGATCACCACAAACGTCCGGACCTCGATGCTTTCCCTCGCCGGGCTGTCGGCGGTCTGGGTCGGCAGCGGGAAAGCACTGTGCGGTGTGAATTGCGCGCGTCCATCCTCGAGGCTGTCCCAGCCCTTGATCAGGAGCACTTCGTCCCGCGTCATCTCCGGGACGTAGTACCAGCGCTGATCCCTGTCATGGGACAGGTGATAGATTTCACCGACCCGGTCGGGGAAAACCTGATCCGTGGCGATCATGTCCGCCGCCTTCACGCTGGTCGCATCTGCAAGGGCGAGGGGGGAACGCTGGACAGGTCCGCGGATCGGCCGCCAGACATTGACCTGGAGGATGCGTGCGCCGGAACTCAGCAGGCGCTCGAACGCGTCGGCCCCCAATACGTCCCGGGCACGCTGCGGGCCGCTCTTTGCCGTGTAATCCACGTGGATGCGCGACGCCGGGCCGCGGTTGCCATCCTTGTTACTGGCACCTTTACCGCCATCCGAGCGCCGGGTTGCATCGAAGATTGCGACCTGACTGGCGCCGAATTCTTCTTTCAGGAGGCTGCGGATTTCAGCGAAATAGCCGGTCTCCACAGCATCGTCGTCATAGAGATCCGCGATGTCAGTCGGCACGGTCCGGAGCGCGAAACCTTCCCTGTCGAGGGTGAAGGATCCGGCGTGTGGCCGCATATCCGCGACCAGAACATCGTGGTCCTCGACGGCGAACTGGAAGTCAGGCGCACCGCCGGTATAGGCCGCGCTGTAAAGAGCCGGCTTTTCTGCCTGGGGCACAATGAATGTCAGCGGCGCCACGACATTCTCGGCGCTTTCTGAAGCTGGGTTGTTGATGTGGTCCTGAACAACGTTCGCCATCTTCCGTCTCCTCCTGGCCGTCGCTTGCCGGCCTGTTGTGATGGCACTTCAGATAGGCCCTGAAAGCGCGTGACACAAAAGAGAAGAACTCAAGATGACTTGAGAAAAATTCAAGATATATCTCGATTTTACGGTTTGGCGAGCTCAAGCGCCGCGCGGCTTGCGTCGGCCTGCTCTAGCAGCCAGCGTTTCACCCGCAGCGTTCGTGCGGGCGGAGGCAGTTTTGCAGGCAGGCAAAGGTAGAATGCGGCCCCGGAAGGAGCTGTTGCGCCGAAAGGTGTCACCAGAGCGCCGCTGGCCAGGCGTTCTTCGATATAGGGTGAACGACCGATGGTTATGCCATGCCCCGCTTCTGCGACTTGAAGCCCCTGTTCGATCGCGTCGAGTTCCAGTGCGCCCCTCAGGTCCGGCGGAGCCAGGCCACGTGCCTTGGCCCATTCCTGCCATTCATCCGGAATGCTGCGAATGACGATCAAGCGTGATCGCTTCAGCACGTCTTCGATATTTACCTCGCCATCCGGCACGTAACCCGGCGCGGCAACTGGTGTCGCATGGTCGTCGAAGAGGAAGGTTTTATCGACATTCTGCCAGTTTCCCCGGCCGTATCTGATGGCAATATCCACCTGGTCGCGCTCTAGATCGATCACTCGGGTCGTCGGGACAAGCTGGATGTCGAGATCGGGGTTCGCAGCCTCGAACGCGCCGAGGCGCGGCAGTAGCCATGTCGCCGCCATCGACGTCGGCAGTGTGAGCCTGACAACGGCCCGGCCATCGGAAGGCAGGACGGCTTCGGTTGCCGCTTCGAGTTCCCGGATCGCCGGGTCTATCCGGGCGAGGTATCGGGTTCCGGTTTCCGTTAGAACAAGCCGCCGGCTCGTGCGGTCGAACAGTTGTGCCCGCAGCAAGGTCTCCAATTGCCGGATCTGATGACTGACCGCGGACTCCGTAACGCCAAGAGCGACAGCGGCATCCGCGAGCCGGTCATGCGTTGCCGCAGCACGGAATGCCAGAAGCGAGCGAAAGGGGGGAAGGCGCGTTTCCTTCAGAGTCATTGCTGAAATATATCTCAAGTTATGTGCCGTGCCGAGCCTTTCATGAAGCGATCTGATTTGCGATGGAGGCTGTGCAGCATCTGCGCCTGATGGTGCATGGGGACGGTGGCGCGTTGCCGGAGACGGAAGGCAAAGGGGGCGTGTCGATGGAAAACGACATGAAAAATGAGGGAAATCAGAAAGGCTTTATTTTCTCCATCTCATTGAAACCATGGAGAAATAATGTGTTGTTTAAATGAGTTTAGCCTGATGTTATCGAGCGAGTGAAAACCAGTATCAGGCGGACATGAAGATTGCGGGAGTTGGCTCCTTTTGATGTTTTCCTGGCTAAGCGGATCCTTAGCCAGGAAAACACCAAGGCTTTTC belongs to Nisaea sp. and includes:
- a CDS encoding F0F1 ATP synthase subunit A; this encodes MMDASPLTSTILFHIGPIPISRAVVTTWGLMLALPLGSWLLTRQLGQDTGRLQAVLETVVVGILEQISEVAGKSARSLLPLLATLFLFIATANSTGILPGMEAPTARIETAAALAAVVFVSVHFYGIRARGLLGYLAGFAKPKLIMLPLNLLSEITRTLSLMVRLFGNVMSGEFMIALVLALAGLFVPIPLMALELLLGLVQAYIFAILAGVFIGAAINAQQQT
- a CDS encoding ATP synthase subunit I is translated as MNGSNPIATVAIALAVAAGSMALGLAYFYALGRTVDALLGERHTAKVVGLSLLRLGGAIALLTVLAQFGPVMLLSGFAGFLGARMIATRQARRAG
- a CDS encoding AtpZ/AtpI family protein; the encoded protein is MSGAPDQNNQLEKAVQTRKERRALWEREGERSIARNLAMIGALGWTIVIPPLIGVFVGRWLDGTFSSGVFWTLGLLVLGLTLGCWLAWSRMHKE
- a CDS encoding F0F1 ATP synthase subunit epsilon, whose protein sequence is MNLTIATPLELVVDGADVSHLRAEDETGAFGLLPGHADFLTELAISVVTWRDDTGAEHHVAVRGGMLSVRDGAAIKIATREAVPGDDLERLETEVLDRFRRHISEEKSARTDAHRLYLAAIQQIVTALHPNSSGISGQNLAPGSLPGEGA
- the atpD gene encoding F0F1 ATP synthase subunit beta; the encoded protein is MEGSQSHPPDGEIVAIHGSVIDIRFPLGRVPSLGEAVSVAHDTGPSLIAEIMNHLDAVTARAVALGNTAGLKRGMPVRTTGAPLQVPVGEAVLGRLLNVVGEPVDGGAPLPADVPRNPIHAPAPALARQVSQPEMFHTGIKVIDLLAPLIKGGKAAMFGGAGVGKTVLIMELIRTTVERHSGISVFAGIGERSREGHELLLELRESGVLERTALVFGQMNEPPGARWRVGLTGLAIAEHFRDDSHENVLLLVDNVYRLVQAGGEISGLLGRLPSRVGYQPTLSSEIAEFEERIASVPDAAITSIQAVYVPADDFTDPAVAEIFSHLDSSIVLSRDMASEGMYPAVEPLASTSSLLDPRLVGDLHYQTAQEVRKTIAHYRDLQKIIALLGIEELSATDRKLVGRARRLMRFLTQPFMVTTAFTGKPGRTVDLDATIAGCRAILDGEADDWAERSLYMIGDIEEARKREASAAETPTDETPAAAVAS
- a CDS encoding CmcJ/NvfI family oxidoreductase, translating into MANVVQDHINNPASESAENVVAPLTFIVPQAEKPALYSAAYTGGAPDFQFAVEDHDVLVADMRPHAGSFTLDREGFALRTVPTDIADLYDDDAVETGYFAEIRSLLKEEFGASQVAIFDATRRSDGGKGASNKDGNRGPASRIHVDYTAKSGPQRARDVLGADAFERLLSSGARILQVNVWRPIRGPVQRSPLALADATSVKAADMIATDQVFPDRVGEIYHLSHDRDQRWYYVPEMTRDEVLLIKGWDSLEDGRAQFTPHSAFPLPTQTADSPARESIEVRTFVVIE
- a CDS encoding LysR substrate-binding domain-containing protein; its protein translation is MTLKETRLPPFRSLLAFRAAATHDRLADAAVALGVTESAVSHQIRQLETLLRAQLFDRTSRRLVLTETGTRYLARIDPAIRELEAATEAVLPSDGRAVVRLTLPTSMAATWLLPRLGAFEAANPDLDIQLVPTTRVIDLERDQVDIAIRYGRGNWQNVDKTFLFDDHATPVAAPGYVPDGEVNIEDVLKRSRLIVIRSIPDEWQEWAKARGLAPPDLRGALELDAIEQGLQVAEAGHGITIGRSPYIEERLASGALVTPFGATAPSGAAFYLCLPAKLPPPARTLRVKRWLLEQADASRAALELAKP